The Arachis ipaensis cultivar K30076 chromosome B07, Araip1.1, whole genome shotgun sequence genome includes a window with the following:
- the LOC110264782 gene encoding uncharacterized protein LOC110264782 isoform X4, translated as MANSMVYISFLLSSVFLLSSHVLTHEQFKENPMINVDWYDPSGTRFKMRPTLGLRRSHPPNSHYFRSWSERVNVWPDRFFGSPKNKHNSASSPPHSPPTKMDHHTHSLAFHYNGGFISDWYTGKRSP; from the exons ATGGCTAATTCTATGGTttatatttcttttcttctttcttctgtttttctcTTATCTTCACACGTTTTGACACATGAACAATTTAAAG aaaatcctATGATAAATGTTGATTGGTATGATCCTTCCGGGACTAGATTTAAGATGCGACCAACACTTGGTTTGCGTAGGTCTCATCCTCCTAATTCTCATTATTTTCGTTCGTGGTCGGAACGAGTTAATGTTTGGCCTGATCGTTTTTTTGGCTCGCCAAAAAATAAGCACAACTCCGCCTCTTCTCCACCACACTCTCCACCAACTAAAATGGATCACCATACTCACTCACTTGCATTCCATTACAATGGCGGTTTTATATCAG ATTGGTATACAGGTAAGAGAAGTCCGTGA
- the LOC110264782 gene encoding uncharacterized protein LOC110264782 isoform X2, producing the protein MANSMVYISFLLSSVFLLSSHVLTHEQFKENPMINVDWYDPSGTRFKMRPTLGLRRSHPPNSHYFRSWSERVNVWPDRFFGSPKNKHNSASSPPHSPPTKMDHHTHSLAFHYNGGFISENTMMNNVDWYTGKRSP; encoded by the exons ATGGCTAATTCTATGGTttatatttcttttcttctttcttctgtttttctcTTATCTTCACACGTTTTGACACATGAACAATTTAAAG aaaatcctATGATAAATGTTGATTGGTATGATCCTTCCGGGACTAGATTTAAGATGCGACCAACACTTGGTTTGCGTAGGTCTCATCCTCCTAATTCTCATTATTTTCGTTCGTGGTCGGAACGAGTTAATGTTTGGCCTGATCGTTTTTTTGGCTCGCCAAAAAATAAGCACAACTCCGCCTCTTCTCCACCACACTCTCCACCAACTAAAATGGATCACCATACTCACTCACTTGCATTCCATTACAATGGCGGTTTTATATCAG AAAACACTATGATGAATAATGTAGATTGGTATACAGGTAAGAGAAGTCCGTGA
- the LOC110264782 gene encoding uncharacterized protein LOC110264782 isoform X1 translates to MANSMVYISFLLSSVFLLSSHVLTHEQFKGLILLILIIFVRGRNELMFGLIVFLARQKISTTPPLLHHTLHQLKWITILTHLHSITMAVLYQIGIQVREVRDSKSYGSVSSSSSLGGPFRSLARSYFKKAGSSTATQEE, encoded by the exons ATGGCTAATTCTATGGTttatatttcttttcttctttcttctgtttttctcTTATCTTCACACGTTTTGACACATGAACAATTTAAAG GTCTCATCCTCCTAATTCTCATTATTTTCGTTCGTGGTCGGAACGAGTTAATGTTTGGCCTGATCGTTTTTTTGGCTCGCCAAAAAATAAGCACAACTCCGCCTCTTCTCCACCACACTCTCCACCAACTAAAATGGATCACCATACTCACTCACTTGCATTCCATTACAATGGCGGTTTTATATCAG ATTGGTATACAGGTAAGAGAAGTCCGTGATTCAAAATCGTACGGGTCGGTTTCATCATCCTCGTCCTTGGGCGGACCATTCCGATCCTTGGCCCGGTCATACTTCAAAAAAGCCGGCTCTTCAACCGCGACCCAAGAAGAATAA
- the LOC110264782 gene encoding uncharacterized protein LOC110264782 isoform X5 codes for MANSMVYISFLLSSVFLLSSHVLTHEQFKENPMINVDWYDPSGTRFKMRPTLGLRRSHPPNSHYFRSWSERVNVWPDRFFGSPKNKHNSASSPPHSPPTKMDHHTHSLAFHYNGGFISGKRSP; via the exons ATGGCTAATTCTATGGTttatatttcttttcttctttcttctgtttttctcTTATCTTCACACGTTTTGACACATGAACAATTTAAAG aaaatcctATGATAAATGTTGATTGGTATGATCCTTCCGGGACTAGATTTAAGATGCGACCAACACTTGGTTTGCGTAGGTCTCATCCTCCTAATTCTCATTATTTTCGTTCGTGGTCGGAACGAGTTAATGTTTGGCCTGATCGTTTTTTTGGCTCGCCAAAAAATAAGCACAACTCCGCCTCTTCTCCACCACACTCTCCACCAACTAAAATGGATCACCATACTCACTCACTTGCATTCCATTACAATGGCGGTTTTATATCAG GTAAGAGAAGTCCGTGA
- the LOC110264782 gene encoding uncharacterized protein LOC110264782 isoform X7, giving the protein MANSMVYISFLLSSVFLLSSHVLTHEQFKGLILLILIIFVRGRNELMFGLIVFLARQKISTTPPLLHHTLHQLKWITILTHLHSITMAVLYQKHFSCVCLQRQDTETGTQRHKICLADEI; this is encoded by the exons ATGGCTAATTCTATGGTttatatttcttttcttctttcttctgtttttctcTTATCTTCACACGTTTTGACACATGAACAATTTAAAG GTCTCATCCTCCTAATTCTCATTATTTTCGTTCGTGGTCGGAACGAGTTAATGTTTGGCCTGATCGTTTTTTTGGCTCGCCAAAAAATAAGCACAACTCCGCCTCTTCTCCACCACACTCTCCACCAACTAAAATGGATCACCATACTCACTCACTTGCATTCCATTACAATGGCGGTTTTATATCAG AAACATTTTAGCTGCGTTTGTTTACAAagacaggacactgagacaggGACACAGAGACATAAAATCTGTTTAGCAGATGAGATATag
- the LOC110264782 gene encoding uncharacterized protein LOC110264782 isoform X3: MANSMVYISFLLSSVFLLSSHVLTHEQFKGLILLILIIFVRGRNELMFGLIVFLARQKISTTPPLLHHTLHQLKWITILTHLHSITMAVLYQVREVRDSKSYGSVSSSSSLGGPFRSLARSYFKKAGSSTATQEE, translated from the exons ATGGCTAATTCTATGGTttatatttcttttcttctttcttctgtttttctcTTATCTTCACACGTTTTGACACATGAACAATTTAAAG GTCTCATCCTCCTAATTCTCATTATTTTCGTTCGTGGTCGGAACGAGTTAATGTTTGGCCTGATCGTTTTTTTGGCTCGCCAAAAAATAAGCACAACTCCGCCTCTTCTCCACCACACTCTCCACCAACTAAAATGGATCACCATACTCACTCACTTGCATTCCATTACAATGGCGGTTTTATATCAG GTAAGAGAAGTCCGTGATTCAAAATCGTACGGGTCGGTTTCATCATCCTCGTCCTTGGGCGGACCATTCCGATCCTTGGCCCGGTCATACTTCAAAAAAGCCGGCTCTTCAACCGCGACCCAAGAAGAATAA
- the LOC110264782 gene encoding uncharacterized protein LOC110264782 isoform X6 yields MANSMVYISFLLSSVFLLSSHVLTHEQFKENPMINVDWYDPSGTRFKMRPTLGLRRSHPPNSHYFRSWSERVNVWPDRFFGSPKNKHNSASSPPHSPPTKMDHHTHSLAFHYNGGFISETF; encoded by the exons ATGGCTAATTCTATGGTttatatttcttttcttctttcttctgtttttctcTTATCTTCACACGTTTTGACACATGAACAATTTAAAG aaaatcctATGATAAATGTTGATTGGTATGATCCTTCCGGGACTAGATTTAAGATGCGACCAACACTTGGTTTGCGTAGGTCTCATCCTCCTAATTCTCATTATTTTCGTTCGTGGTCGGAACGAGTTAATGTTTGGCCTGATCGTTTTTTTGGCTCGCCAAAAAATAAGCACAACTCCGCCTCTTCTCCACCACACTCTCCACCAACTAAAATGGATCACCATACTCACTCACTTGCATTCCATTACAATGGCGGTTTTATATCAG AAACATTTTAG